CGTGTGGCCGAAACTCGCAGCTTCACGCGTGCTGCGGGTGACTTGGGGCTCACCCAATCCGGGCTGTCGCGCGCTATCTCGCGGCTGGAAAGCGAGCTGGGCGTGCGCCTGCTGCAACGCAACACTCGCAGCGTCAGCCTCACACCCGACGGGCAAATGTTGTACGAACGCTGCGCGCCGTTACTGGCGGAATTGGCCGAAACCGAAAAGTTGATGCTCGACCGGCGCAGCAGTCCGTCCGGCCTGTTGAAGATCAGCACGCCGTCGCTGTTCGGGCGCAAAGTGGTGATGCCGGTGATCGGCGAGCTGACCTTGCGTTACCCGGAGTTGCGCATTGAAGCGGTGATGACCGACCGCCTGGTGGATATTGTCGACGAAGGTTTTGATGCGTTGTTGCGTACCGGCGAGATCCAGGACCAGCGCCTGATCGCCCGCGCCCTGCCGCCGCTGCGTTGGGTCACCGTCGCCGCGCCCAGT
The window above is part of the Pseudomonas sp. KBS0710 genome. Proteins encoded here:
- a CDS encoding LysR family transcriptional regulator; its protein translation is MDLNAVRLLARVAETRSFTRAAGDLGLTQSGLSRAISRLESELGVRLLQRNTRSVSLTPDGQMLYERCAPLLAELAETEKLMLDRRSSPSGLLKISTPSLFGRKVVMPVIGELTLRYPELRIEAVMTDRLVDIVDEGFDALLRTGEIQDQRLIARALPPLRWVTVAAPSYLARFGIPHSIEDLKDHNCITVRNLRNGRLVDWQFIRDGKVQDAGVEGRLIFDIGDAMVDAALGGYGIAQVMDFAVRDDLAAGRLVPILQAFAGRSRAISLVYPPSRQYSPKLMAFADALANARW